A segment of the Cyanobacteria bacterium QS_8_64_29 genome:
AAGCTCGTTCAGTACTACCACAATCCCCGCTGGGGACTCTACTAATCGATCCGTCCCATGCATTCTGAGGTCTTCCCATGTTGTGGTTCGTTTGGCTTGTCATTGCTGGCATTGTGGTTGTCGGCATCTTGCTGGTGGTGCGTCGCGCTCGCCCACCAGCAGCACCAAAGCAATCGCCTCTTCTCGAGCGCACGGTTTTCGACCTGCAGTTGGGAGACATCGTCCAGTATTTTGAGACGGACTGGGTAGTCGAAGGCTGGCTGACCTACCGCCAGGACGGTTTCAGTTGGTGCAAATACCTGCTCCAGGATGGAGAACGCATCCGCTGGCTCTCGGTGGAGGAAGATGACGTGGTGCGGGTGGCATGGCTGGCTCCGACTAAAGCGTTGAGCTTCGAACGCGAGCCACC
Coding sequences within it:
- a CDS encoding DUF4178 domain-containing protein, coding for MLWFVWLVIAGIVVVGILLVVRRARPPAAPKQSPLLERTVFDLQLGDIVQYFETDWVVEGWLTYRQDGFSWCKYLLQDGERIRWLSVEEDDVVRVAWLAPTKALSFEREPP